CACAACTTTTCAAGGGTTGAGCCATTAAAGATAATTTAATTAGaacttttacatttaatttaaaatatatattgaaatttatatttaattcacACGGTGATTTTGAGAACTTGAAATAAACTTAGGACAATTATTTTCGAGATATATTTTtgactaataaattattaaaaaaaaacaataaattttaaataagttagaTAATTAGACAACGTTTTCTACCTAAATTCAACATTGAAATGGctttagttatatatatatatatatatatatatatatatatatatatatactattttgtttgttataaaataattttatcaagATAAGTCTATCAAAAAAGGCAATTATACTTTTTGAAATAACTTTCTCGGAGCTCAACACCCTGCCTCGATCTACATTGATACAGCGCACACTTGTCTATACCAAACTCCACGAGGCAAGAGCCAAGCATAATCATTAAATGCTCTTTCTGTTTAGAAGCAATTTTATGAACCGAAATCGTAAAACCGAAGATTACATGGgattatttagaattttatgctaggtctaaaattctaaaacaaACCTCATTTTATAAGCTATAAAACTGGGATAaaatagtctatgacactcacaaataacgtggctttctagtgtccagagattacctcctacataCCTCAaactctatttccattccaaatttcagccaaatcgcttcagtaaccgcagcgtaaaggaggaacaaacgtTCACACATGCACGCACGCCcgcactcactcactcactcactcactcactcactcactcactcacacaAGGCTTTTTGGTGAACAAGGATGATCTAATACAGCATGAGTATTGAAGTATGAGTATGTAAAATTATCGACAAaggtgtaaaataaaataaggaaacatatattttttagggtacatgtaaagtgggtgacattttttttaccttttatcTCATAGTGTAATATTTGgataggtttttaaaaaatgtgatggCTCAGCCAAACACTGTTTTTCTATTCAGGGattagtttgtaaaatattgagaACTTAAGtgctattttataattatttttaaaatcgttatATTATCAGAAACTGTAGCTTATGAAAAAGTTTCGAGAACTTTTTAAAgataatcataattatcatttacaattttatgaaaatacttACGGTTTTCCTAAatgggtagttgactcatatcaaatttaatataaacattattaataagcAGAACAataataagggtccgaaatatatcgatattaattaataacagtttcttttaaaacttaatttaaaaaacacgtaatttaaaaaaaaatccaaacggCAAAAACCCTGTCGTCCATTTtctgacgtcacaatgttactggaagtactaaacgtcaaactattattattaactaatatttttgtcaaacgctccgtttggtaaagaatcacataacgtgacgtcatgaaacagttgaaatatagatcatcatggccgacagagttttggctcgtattgtcaaaattatatttaaaaattgaaattttcatgtaatcacgtcttaaaaaaatatgatgatgtttttttaatcctacatgaaacgaactataGCCTATTATGTTTTAAACGATTTTACCAATTTTCATCTTTATGGTAATTAATGTAGTATAGATCTTAAGCTTCGTCCACCTGCCGCAATTCCATACAATTACTGTGATGGTGTGCTAACCTGTGCCCTATGTAGTCGCACTTTTAAGGCCAAAATAGGGTACATTAGTCACTGGaaagcacaccagagaactATACATCCGACTGATTTGAGGAGTCTGAAGCGTCGCTGTAGTCGAAATCGGCTTTGAGGCATCAATCAATTAATGTAGTTTTACAAgtacttacatacatattttaaaaataaaattgactggactattatatattatgtatactatAGATAATAATCTACGTCAAGCTATTCGATATTTAGCttttatatgtaaaatatatgaaaGCTAAATATTGAATAGCTTGATTATATAATCAAGCTATTCAATATTTAGCTTTCGTACACTAGATAGATATTGGAAAACATAATACGTCACGTATGTGGGCTCCCTAACACTGttactttaacaaaaataaccTTAGCGTTAGCCAAGTATTTAAGcccatattaaaaattaattcctAGTGGCTTATGTCTTGGTataatcaacaaaaaacaacaaaatcgtgtatttagttttacttccttgAAAACAGAAAGCTATGACATCATTAATAATTCATTCAacgatataatttttataacaaacagatagacacaAACAAacactgacggcctccgtggcgcagtggtatgcgcggtggatttacaaaacggaggtcctgagttcgattcccgtctaggtctggctggtgggaggcttcggccgtggctagttaccaccctaccggcaaagacgtaccgccaagcgatttagcgttccggtacgatgcgtgtagaaaccaaaaagggtgtggattttcatcctcctcctaacaagttagcccgcttccatcttagattgcatcatcacttaccatcaggtgagattgtagtcaagggctaacttgtaaagaataaaaaaataaaaaaaaaacaacgcttAATATATAAGTCATAATTAATAATGCATGAATACGTTGACGTAGTCAAaccaatatttttatgaaaacaaaacatagacttaaatgtaaaaataccaATACCAAAAACAAGTGTTTAGTAAATAGTACCTAAAAAGAGATTTTTGAACCaacttttatcataaataaaatcgtaaaaATTCATCGCCGAATCCATAGGATTAGAGTACAGTGTCAGTTGTTCTCCAATTTCCAGGAATATTTGAGAGTCTGCATTGTACGGTTGCCAGGTTACGCCGAGCGATGAATCTGGTGTTGGATtcctacaaaaataatttaatgtaaaattaattataccaactaatattataaagaggttttatggtattataaaaggtaatctttggatctagtaaaccgaaaattcttttacagtgcgcgcaagataagtctgcgCGCGACTGGCGGCGCAATTATGTTGCCAGCTTTAGTGATCTCATTCACCCGCAAAGAGATAGACGAGAAGATGGCGGCACTTTTGATTAGTACCAATTTGGGCCACGCGcaatttttatactaaaaaaaaacatacatagcaACTACTgaagaaaataatatgtttaaacCACATACGAATCCtgcgcagacgaagtcgcggacagtaggtagtttataatattaatcagattaattgaaaataattaccCATATTTTACAAAGTTGGTGATTAAGCCGCACATTTGTCGTATCATTTTATAAGAAGTGGCATTTTTGTTAAGCGGCAAATTGTACATCTTGGCGTTAAATATGTACATCAGGTCATCAAAGTGCGATACACCGATTATTCCATATGGTAAGCCATTCCGGCTGTAAACATTTCTTTCGGATATAAATGAGAACTCATAAAGATATATATTGTTGTTTCTGCTGAATTCGGAAAGATGATCAGCGTGTTTAACGATGGAGTAAACGAAATTGTCAGTAATAAGGCTGACAAACTGCGGTACCGTTTTTAAAGACATCTGCTTTGACCCAGTGTAGAACTGTTTTACATAATCCGCTATTTTTAAATGTGTCTTTGGTGTGCTTCTGTAATAAATGTCCCTTGGAACTAAAAGTTCAGGGTATTTGTCGTAGTTTTCGTATactgattctttattaaaattaggcATAAAGAAAATTCCCTCAGCTGACGTGTGTCCTAAGAAAATGTCAACATTACTTTGTCCCTTTTTAATCAAAAGTTCAAAATCTTCTGGTAAAAAAATTTCTTGACCATAATCTTTTTCTACGACCGGTACTGTCATTAATAATAACCCAGGTATATAATTTTCCTCGTAGGCTATGAGAGGCGTCATTACGTTGACCAGTGCTTCGGCGGGGACACTTTGGAGGTATTCTAAAAGCTCTGTAGTGTTTGCAGTCTCGAAGCCCAGATTTTTTCCAAGCACAAAAGGTCTTCGTTCTGGTTCAAATTCAACGGTGAAAGAAGTAGTCGCAACTCCACTCAAAGCTATTGCTCTGTTGAAAAGTCCCCGAGACATCGGCGACACTGTGTGGTATGTTACAGCAAAGGCACCTGCACTTTCGCCGAAAATTGTCACGTTGTTTGGATCGCCGCCAAATTTCTTAATGTTTCTTTGCACCCATCGCAATGCTGCCACCTGATCTTTCATAGCTGCATTGCCGGGTACTTCCGGGGTTCCCATGCACAAAAATCCTAGATTGTCAAGTCTGTAGTTAAATGTCACAACGACTACATCAGACTGATCGATTAAGAAGTCGGGTCCATAAATATCGTCGTTTCCTGAACCCCATGTGAAACCACCACCGTGTATTACAAAAAACACCGGCATATCGGCACGTGGGTCCAAACATGGAgtgtaaacatttataaataggCAGTCTTCGCTTCCCGGTACAAATTTGTTTCTAAGCTGATCAAATTGTGGGCACACATTCCCGTGCTCGGTAGCGTTTCGTATACCACCCCATGATGGCGCAGGTTGAGGAGCCTAAAAATTATTTAGAAGATTAATACATGATTAGGTACAGGTATGTACTACTTACAGTAATTACcgtttttataacaaaacaagtaaacaaaaaagtgtatgtatatttaataacagAATCTGTTACACGTGTAATcggaaaaaaaatcatgtgtAATTGAAAAAATCGACTTGTcatagtacaaaaaatattaaatcgtgCATTCCGGTTTAACCAGTGCGAAACGAACAGTCCAATTAAATGTACGAGTATAGAGAATAGATATACATTATACTAGATTCCAAACATAGGCCTAGATTTGAGATTTATATCTCAGAAAGTTTAGACTTATCTTCAGTGATTCGAGAATAGTACGAGATTCGGCTTAGGAAAGATATACTCAAAATAGTTGAATTAAATTAACTAGAccacctatgtgcaatgtgtcaatgtaattttctatcatttattcaCTCATCTCAAATAATAACAgttgagggtatatatttctaaagcTAAATCTACGATccgtaatctatacttctatactaatattataaagaggtaaagtttgtaagtttgtaagtttgtaacaattctttgaaatggggtaatcttcggaactactggtccgattttaaaaattctttcaccagtagaatgctacgttatcggggagtgctataggctatattttatatttctatcatatataactactgagttatcgcgggttttctcttacaggtcggaccgaaaaacttacttattcgcatgcgctgcctcaaccattgcgtataactgaaattaatgtatcgaggctttttgaacctctaaaagttctacaaaaaagtccgcgacaccatatatctatcttttatattttagcagatatagtacctttagtactttaataaattatttaaattttaagctaaggtttacgtcattatttacacaactaaacttaaatccttatcaaaataaattaatgtaataatcacaaggatattatagagataagatttgccctttacagtatgttaattagttatatagtttcggagataatacaaaatttctgaaagtcgcagaaatgccgctatatgacgccccgcggtttcaattacgtggttcccgttcccgtgtgaacatgaggaccaaacatagcctatgacactcgcaaataatgtagctttctattggtaaaagaattttccaaatcggtccagtagatccagagattacccccaacaaccacacaaactttacctctttatagtattagcatagaagtcgcttgggaaattatagtcttttggtcattgcaccacgcaaaAAACTAATTTTGCTGAGGGATTttgataggataggggtagggatggggtaggatagaggtagggtagggggaaagtgtagggtagggtagggtagggtacggataaggtaggggtagtgtaggggcaaggtagaagTAGGGGAatgatatggaacgtatagggtagggtaggagtaggataggggtagggtagggtacgggtagggaagggttggggtaggggtaaggtaggagtaaggtaggggtagggtaggggtaaggtgggtgtagattaggggtagggtaggataggttatgggtagggtaagggtaggggtaaggtggggggagggtagggttagcgttagcggtagggtaggagtaaggtaggggtagggtagggttgggtaggtttacgagcagggtaaggtcgaggtagagaagtttacatcaatttttacgcggacgaagtcgcgggcgtccgctagtaatatatactaTCACAAAATGCTACGATTTAGTCAATTGTaaacaaatacataattacGTCCGCGCGcctaatcaaaatcattagacaAATTCTAGCTTTAAAATATGCCAATTCAAAGTCTGCAGTAATGCTGGTGTCGACCGGTTGGTAATTTTTTCTCTTAAAGGTACCTACTCCTTCTGAAGCAGTGGTAGTTTGATCTTATTTGATCATGATTTTAAATTACTCGTAGTTGTATTATGTGAAGATAtacatataacaataaaaatatgtgtgACGAAATTCCAATCAGCGCCGTGCGGTTAAAACCCTTGCTACGCCACTGCTCATACTCTGCCgaccatatttataaacatggatttaaaccttaattcaaagtgaaatgaactttattaaccgacttccaaaaaggaggaggttctacgttcgactgtatgtaggtatgtttttttagtgataagttttaataaattgatatttaaattttaatccatgtttttatgaattaaaatttgTGCCGTGCCCGTTTCCAAGTTACTTTTGCGGTTATAATACTAGTGGATACAAAACTTTTCTATTAGTATTAGTTAATCCTTATACGCgagaattcttaattctctgatgcgtgtgtgatgtctgccaatccgcattgggccagcgtggtggactattggcctaacccctctccttctgagaggagactcgagctcagtagtgagcgaaatatgggttgataatgatgattcctcACCTTAAACCTCAGTTTGCCGACCGGTGGCGCAGCGTAGGGGATACCTTTGAAACTGTAGCACAATGTGTCCCCCGTGATCGTCTTCAGTTGTTCTCCTCTCAGTCTCCCCTGCTCTACTCGCACGATGTTAGCAGCCACATTATGCTGAAatgtacaaaattatttttgtaaatattatgcaaTGGGCACATAGCTcgaacagctgatggacgttggggccttAAGGTGCTGGAAATCTGGAATGGCGTCCCGGCACCGTAAAAAAATTTTGTTGTACTTTTTATAGTTTCTTTGGGCTAATGTGGGCATATCCTCGCATGTGTTAGTTTATCTCGTCCCCCTCAAAGAAAGGAcatacaattttgttggtgaatttcaatgcgatacaagtccaaaggtccAAATTGTTCTGAGATTATGTATTGTCTTGTAGTAGTAGTACCgccaaaatatataaaaaaaaaattgaagacCTCGTTTTTTTAAAAGCCTAGTTTGACAAGCAGAGGGCAATGTGAGCCCATTTTTGAAAAATGATGTACAGTAACCatttatagatttaaataattactataaaaaccCACTTtgaattttgtgtatttttttaaagcgaTAGTAAAAAGTCGATGAACAAATGCGGTAACAACAGCTTTCGCAGTGGGTGATCCTGACTTCAGCATCCAAGGTCATGAGTTTGCAGCAATGCAGCAAAAATGCAGCCTTTATAATCGTAGATTCCTTATTCTATCTATTATACactccatttttttttctgaactgCCTGGTTATGTTATTtgctattgatttttttaacataaattgtTGTATGCCAGATATGGCCGAATACATTTGAATGTACCTATGTGCTCTcagtaaatgaaaaattaaattgaataattttcataCTTCGACGCCCGTTGTCATTTGATCGTTTTCAATGCCCTTATTACTCGTCGTTTGcagtttatattgttttgttcgtttcactattgaaagtttgccgcgattcacgataatagtacgtattatgaacgtcataaggcaactgtgacccatgctatctgaaaaacactttagtatcATTTGAGTCCTCATTCCCAGAGTTAAAAAGCGACATGTTATGACTCAGCGTTTGCGCTTTTATTAACATCCTTGatttaattcatggtctattttcaacgcccaaaattgtaaatgcaacactgctcgataaaaaagtcgtgttttaaaaacgctgtcgtgtaaaaatatacttgtaactagcggacgcccgcgacttcgtccgcgtaaaaattgatgtaaacttctctacctctaccttaccctgctcgtaaacctacccaaccctaccctactctacccctaccttactcctaccctaccgctaaccctaacccctccctacccctaccttacctctaccctaaccctactcgtaccctacccctaccctaccttaccctaccctaccgaccaaaagactataatttcccaagcgacttctatgctcatactataaagaggtaaagtttgtgtggttgtcgggggtaatctctggatctattggaccgatttggaaaattcttttaccaatagaaagctacattatttgcgagtgtcataggctatgtttggttctcatattcacacggaaacgggaaccacgtaattgaaaccgcggggcgtcatatagcgacatttctgcgactttcagaaattttgtattatctccgaaactatataactaactaacatactgtaaagggcaaatcttatctctttaatatccttgtgattattaaataatttattttgataagtatttaagtttagttgtgtaaataatgacgtaaaccttagtttaaaatttaaataatttattaaagtactaaaggtactatatctgctaaaatataaaagatagatatatggtgtcgcggacttttttgtagaacttttaaaggttcaaaaaacctccatacatttatttcagttatacgcaatggttgaggcagcgcatgcgaataagtaagtttttcggtccgacctgtaagagaaaacctgCGATAACTCagtatagtacgcgcgttaacaactg
This window of the Bicyclus anynana chromosome 19, ilBicAnyn1.1, whole genome shotgun sequence genome carries:
- the LOC112049230 gene encoding esterase FE4-like: MYMNVAYSILGIILHNVAANIVRVEQGRLRGEQLKTITGDTLCYSFKGIPYAAPPVGKLRFKAPQPAPSWGGIRNATEHGNVCPQFDQLRNKFVPGSEDCLFINVYTPCLDPRADMPVFFVIHGGGFTWGSGNDDIYGPDFLIDQSDVVVVTFNYRLDNLGFLCMGTPEVPGNAAMKDQVAALRWVQRNIKKFGGDPNNVTIFGESAGAFAVTYHTVSPMSRGLFNRAIALSGVATTSFTVEFEPERRPFVLGKNLGFETANTTELLEYLQSVPAEALVNVMTPLIAYEENYIPGLLLMTVPVVEKDYGQEIFLPEDFELLIKKGQSNVDIFLGHTSAEGIFFMPNFNKESVYENYDKYPELLVPRDIYYRSTPKTHLKIADYVKQFYTGSKQMSLKTVPQFVSLITDNFVYSIVKHADHLSEFSRNNNIYLYEFSFISERNVYSRNGLPYGIIGVSHFDDLMYIFNAKMYNLPLNKNATSYKMIRQMCGLITNFVKYGNPTPDSSLGVTWQPYNADSQIFLEIGEQLTLYSNPMDSAMNFYDFIYDKSWFKNLFLGTIY